The following proteins come from a genomic window of Halorussus halophilus:
- a CDS encoding isochorismate synthase, producing the protein MESPPRDGQVSAEATGSTLVSRTTKLPDRTARAFLVGRDAPRVYWSSPYGPELAGSGTAARITADGPDRFDAVRDGAQNLFSNLGYDGPELARPRLFGGFAFHDQHRASAPWVGFPGAQFVLPQTQLIRADGETWLTVSARDESPEVVEDVLATVRDELVANSDPEFTDPPGVVGTEPTTSREEWAEQVEAAVRKIEDDDLQKVVLAQALAVDLDGETAVPDVLERLGESYPDCFRFFFEPTADAGFFGATPERLATLRGQTVEADGLAGSVGRGETPEEDAELEHSLLDSEKIAHEHELVVDAIRDQLSPLTGADGLRIADRRVRKLANIQHLWTPIEADLESSDHVLSIVEALHPTPAVGGLPPEDALRAIRDTETFDRGWYAAPVGWFDADGDGTFAVGIRSGVAADERVTLFAGNGIVADSDPDEEYEEVQLKYRPILDELER; encoded by the coding sequence ATGGAGTCACCGCCCCGCGACGGACAGGTGTCGGCCGAAGCGACCGGCTCCACCCTCGTCAGCCGGACCACGAAACTACCGGACCGCACCGCCCGAGCGTTCCTCGTCGGCCGAGACGCCCCGCGCGTCTACTGGTCGAGTCCGTACGGCCCGGAACTCGCCGGTAGCGGCACGGCCGCCCGAATCACGGCCGACGGTCCCGACCGGTTCGACGCCGTCAGAGACGGGGCACAGAATCTCTTCTCGAACCTCGGCTACGACGGTCCCGAACTCGCTCGCCCGCGACTGTTCGGCGGCTTCGCGTTCCACGACCAGCACCGCGCGAGCGCACCTTGGGTCGGCTTCCCGGGCGCGCAGTTCGTCCTTCCCCAAACACAACTCATCCGCGCCGACGGCGAGACGTGGCTCACGGTTTCGGCACGCGACGAGAGTCCCGAAGTCGTCGAGGACGTACTCGCAACTGTTCGTGACGAACTGGTTGCGAACTCCGACCCCGAATTCACCGACCCACCGGGCGTCGTCGGCACGGAACCGACCACGAGCCGCGAGGAGTGGGCCGAACAGGTCGAGGCGGCAGTCAGGAAAATCGAAGACGACGACTTGCAAAAAGTCGTCCTCGCGCAAGCGCTGGCCGTCGATTTAGACGGGGAAACCGCCGTTCCTGACGTGCTGGAACGCCTCGGTGAGTCGTACCCCGACTGTTTCCGGTTCTTCTTCGAACCGACTGCCGACGCGGGCTTCTTCGGTGCGACGCCGGAACGACTCGCCACGCTTCGCGGCCAGACCGTCGAAGCAGACGGACTCGCAGGGTCGGTCGGCCGCGGCGAAACTCCGGAGGAGGACGCCGAACTGGAACACAGTCTCCTCGACAGCGAGAAGATAGCACACGAACACGAGTTGGTCGTGGACGCCATCCGCGACCAGCTATCTCCCCTCACAGGAGCCGACGGCCTCCGAATCGCCGACCGTCGCGTACGGAAGTTGGCGAACATCCAGCACCTCTGGACGCCCATCGAAGCCGACCTCGAATCGTCGGACCACGTGCTGTCCATCGTGGAGGCACTCCACCCGACCCCGGCAGTTGGTGGCCTCCCGCCCGAAGACGCACTGCGCGCGATTCGTGACACCGAGACCTTCGACCGTGGCTGGTACGCCGCCCCGGTCGGCTGGTTCGACGCCGATGGCGACGGCACCTTCGCGGTCGGTATCCGGTCTGGCGTCGCGGCCGACGAGCGCGTCACGCTGTTCGCGGGCAACGGCATCGTCGCCGACAGCGACCCAGACGAGGAGTACGAGGAGGTACAGTTGAAATACCGGCCGATTCTAGACGAGTTGGAGCGATGA
- a CDS encoding sulfite oxidase-like oxidoreductase, whose product MTTDVTDLHEEFDGERLPPGQRETSKFPVLSKGSTPDWDPESWNFTVGGAVEDELDLSWTEFTDLPSETQTQDFHCVTGWSKFDCEFTGVTFPTLAEAAGVEDDAVHVMFSALDGYTTNLPLSDCMREEVMFVYDFDGDSLPAEHGGPLRVVTPHKYAYKGAKWVDGVEFLTEPERGYWEKRGYSNTANPWEEERYS is encoded by the coding sequence ATGACTACGGACGTGACCGACCTCCACGAGGAGTTCGACGGCGAACGACTCCCGCCGGGCCAGCGCGAGACGAGCAAGTTCCCGGTCCTTTCGAAGGGTTCGACGCCCGACTGGGACCCCGAGTCGTGGAACTTCACAGTCGGCGGCGCTGTCGAGGACGAACTCGACCTCTCGTGGACGGAGTTCACCGACCTCCCCAGCGAGACGCAAACGCAGGACTTCCACTGCGTCACGGGCTGGAGCAAGTTCGACTGCGAGTTCACCGGCGTCACGTTCCCCACGCTCGCCGAGGCCGCAGGCGTCGAAGACGACGCCGTCCACGTCATGTTCTCTGCGCTCGACGGCTACACGACGAATCTCCCCCTTTCTGACTGCATGCGCGAGGAAGTCATGTTCGTCTACGACTTCGACGGCGACTCGCTTCCCGCCGAACACGGTGGCCCGCTCCGGGTCGTCACGCCCCACAAGTACGCTTACAAGGGCGCGAAGTGGGTAGACGGCGTCGAATTCCTCACCGAACCGGAACGAGGCTATTGGGAAAAGCGCGGCTACTCCAACACGGCGAACCCGTGGGAAGAAGAGCGATATAGTTAA
- a CDS encoding ribbon-helix-helix domain-containing protein, producing the protein MPKVEITIPEHLEMQIAQMVEQGEFVNREEAIEDLLSTGLKAYKTSGPMDDDDRDPGLEDEGMMGHEDEYVF; encoded by the coding sequence ATGCCGAAGGTAGAGATAACTATCCCGGAGCATCTCGAAATGCAGATCGCGCAGATGGTGGAGCAGGGGGAGTTCGTCAACCGAGAGGAGGCGATAGAAGACCTCCTCTCGACCGGTCTGAAAGCCTACAAGACGAGCGGCCCCATGGACGACGACGACCGAGACCCCGGACTTGAAGACGAAGGGATGATGGGTCACGAAGACGAGTACGTCTTCTAA
- a CDS encoding UPF0058 family protein, protein MHKDELLELHEEMVLIMEYFQRQESVKDGLFDEYEQLDVDPSHVHKSKSEHKHAVFVLGNKLAVAMSEDEFSEAGRIGKRMEELADDAEQKI, encoded by the coding sequence ATGCACAAAGACGAACTTCTCGAACTCCACGAGGAGATGGTTCTCATCATGGAGTACTTCCAGCGTCAGGAGAGCGTGAAAGACGGCCTGTTCGACGAGTACGAACAACTCGACGTGGACCCCTCGCACGTCCACAAGTCCAAGAGCGAACACAAACACGCCGTGTTCGTGCTGGGCAACAAACTCGCCGTGGCGATGAGTGAAGACGAGTTCAGCGAAGCGGGCCGCATCGGCAAGCGCATGGAAGAACTTGCTGATGATGCTGAGCAGAAGATCTAA
- a CDS encoding bZIP transcription factor: METRTVEQVEGWDSRSFSGGYDGLRQLSDREFSGAINARGAWLFMLNGRIIGIYEGSLESFEDASGTAYSAPHPSLPLLFSMREKGGETQAKYYTNDTALSEADSTLKSGNFTGFIELSENVLSGDYYVAYYGGRSMSVAFVGASEQVVTGDDAFQRANDEVGIYEVRNVDLDVIDVPESETDEEPAASGSAGAGAATGAGATGAAAGAAGAGQATGSSGASESNKSTATESTTEATGDYESFDPSGGKTADSDPSPEAGSTAGSSDAHEQTGESNAQSTDSATETAEQSRTERSERTAAESDAASQASTNQSGSQSASQSASESPAQSSEASASTPASKASDPETPAEPNTEASSSEKAAAASSGAGAETDADGAAFDDEEEWRETTTIPSLNPDRSKSQSKSKAAGAGASNAASAAAGTTERATSTSSQSASGAGSSSDQSTPSEQSARSSSAQSSSRSSGSSAERQSNSTAQSAQASSTEQHSQSNERTEQLRSKLKQSQQQVEQLEQRVSTVESERDELKRERDTLRQEVERLESKLSAAQQGGGTSAGTQLTVAQAFEGTNLFVRYQSKGKATLDEAAQGNADPDDVNANLQLEHHTQFDADDVAVDGEEFDAFLTDSFEYRFASWVVENLLYEIRDTGHRGSLKDLYDAIPKVDRVDFHGSVSAGEDEDGTRQESFDVIMRDRMGNPLVAADLNASRDPTTGEMMGSLVDASTGVAEAHEELAGAFQVTASFFEPAALETAENATSGGFLSREKRESFVKLSRKRGFHLCLVESRSGGFHLNVPEL, translated from the coding sequence ATGGAAACGCGCACGGTCGAACAAGTGGAGGGCTGGGACTCCCGGTCGTTCTCCGGTGGGTACGACGGGTTGCGACAGCTCTCTGACAGGGAATTTTCGGGGGCCATCAACGCCCGTGGTGCGTGGCTGTTCATGCTCAACGGGCGCATCATTGGTATCTACGAGGGGTCACTCGAAAGCTTCGAGGACGCGAGCGGAACCGCCTACAGTGCTCCCCATCCCTCTCTCCCACTGCTGTTTAGCATGCGAGAGAAGGGTGGCGAGACGCAGGCGAAGTACTACACCAACGACACGGCCCTCTCGGAGGCCGACTCGACGCTGAAGAGTGGGAACTTCACCGGTTTCATCGAACTCAGCGAGAACGTTCTGAGCGGGGACTACTACGTCGCCTACTACGGAGGGCGGTCGATGAGTGTGGCCTTCGTCGGCGCGAGCGAGCAGGTCGTCACCGGCGACGACGCCTTCCAGCGGGCTAACGACGAAGTCGGCATCTACGAAGTCCGGAACGTGGACTTAGACGTCATCGACGTTCCCGAATCCGAGACGGACGAAGAGCCAGCGGCCTCCGGGTCCGCAGGTGCTGGTGCTGCAACTGGGGCCGGTGCAACCGGAGCAGCGGCTGGTGCCGCCGGAGCAGGACAGGCCACTGGAAGCAGTGGGGCGAGCGAATCGAACAAGTCAACGGCGACTGAATCGACGACCGAAGCGACGGGCGACTACGAGTCCTTCGACCCGAGTGGCGGGAAAACGGCCGATTCCGACCCGAGTCCAGAAGCAGGGAGTACGGCCGGGTCTTCTGATGCGCACGAACAGACTGGTGAATCGAATGCCCAATCGACTGACTCGGCGACGGAGACGGCCGAGCAGTCACGAACTGAGCGCAGCGAGCGCACTGCTGCAGAATCTGACGCCGCCAGCCAAGCCAGCACGAACCAGTCGGGCAGTCAGAGTGCGTCGCAATCGGCCAGTGAGTCGCCAGCGCAGTCGTCAGAAGCCTCGGCTTCGACTCCAGCGTCGAAGGCGTCCGATCCGGAGACACCTGCCGAACCGAACACAGAAGCGAGTTCGAGCGAGAAAGCGGCAGCCGCAAGTTCTGGTGCTGGCGCCGAAACGGACGCCGACGGGGCTGCGTTCGACGACGAAGAGGAGTGGCGCGAGACGACGACGATTCCCTCGCTGAACCCCGACCGGAGCAAGTCCCAATCGAAGTCGAAGGCTGCGGGCGCAGGTGCGTCGAACGCTGCGAGCGCGGCGGCAGGGACCACCGAAAGAGCGACGAGTACGTCGAGTCAGTCCGCCAGTGGAGCGGGGTCGTCCAGCGACCAGAGTACGCCGTCGGAACAGTCTGCTCGTAGTTCGTCCGCGCAGTCGAGTTCGCGTAGCTCCGGTAGTTCCGCCGAGCGACAGTCGAACAGTACTGCGCAGTCCGCACAAGCTTCGAGTACAGAACAACACTCCCAGTCGAACGAACGCACCGAGCAGTTACGCTCGAAGCTCAAGCAGAGCCAACAGCAGGTCGAGCAGTTAGAACAGCGCGTTTCGACGGTCGAGTCCGAGCGCGACGAACTGAAGCGCGAACGCGACACCCTCCGCCAAGAGGTCGAACGACTAGAATCGAAGCTCTCGGCGGCCCAGCAGGGCGGCGGGACGAGCGCCGGAACACAGCTCACCGTCGCACAGGCGTTCGAGGGAACGAACCTGTTCGTCCGCTATCAGTCGAAGGGGAAGGCGACCTTAGACGAAGCCGCGCAAGGTAACGCGGACCCGGACGACGTGAACGCGAACCTCCAACTCGAACACCACACGCAGTTCGACGCCGACGACGTGGCCGTCGATGGAGAGGAGTTCGACGCCTTCCTGACCGACTCCTTCGAGTACCGGTTCGCGTCGTGGGTCGTCGAGAACCTCCTGTACGAAATCCGCGACACTGGCCATCGTGGCAGTCTGAAGGACCTCTACGACGCCATCCCGAAGGTGGACCGCGTGGACTTCCACGGTTCGGTCAGCGCAGGCGAGGACGAGGACGGCACGCGCCAAGAGTCGTTCGACGTCATCATGCGCGACCGGATGGGCAACCCGCTCGTGGCGGCAGACCTCAACGCCTCGCGTGACCCGACGACCGGCGAGATGATGGGGTCGCTGGTGGACGCCTCGACGGGCGTCGCAGAGGCCCACGAGGAACTCGCTGGCGCGTTCCAAGTCACTGCGAGCTTCTTCGAACCGGCCGCGCTCGAAACTGCCGAGAACGCGACTAGCGGCGGGTTCCTGAGCCGCGAAAAGAGAGAGAGCTTCGTCAAGCTCTCTCGAAAGCGGGGGTTCCACCTCTGCTTGGTGGAGTCACGTAGTGGCGGTTTCCACCTGAACGTCCCCGAACTGTAG
- a CDS encoding adenylosuccinate synthase, translated as MTVTIVGSQLGDEGKGGIVDVWGDAADVVARYQGGDNAGHTVVEDGTEYKLSLVPSGAVRGKVGVLGNGCVINPETLFEEIDALRERGLDPDVRVARRAHVILPYHRVLDGIEEEVKSDSDVKVGTTGRGIGPTYEDKMGRRGIRVGDLLDPDVLREKLEYVVPQKRALAEDVFGVEVGEEFDIAALYDQYKRYGERLEENDMTVAAGEFLADRMDDGEEVMFEGAQGTIIDIDHGNYPYVTSSNPTAGGAATGTGLSPGVVGGGEIVGIVKAYLTRVGSGPLPTELGGVEGDTPGYDEQGAGENEELATYIREEGGEYGTVTGRPRRVGWLDMPMLRHSTRANGFTGLAVNHIDVLSGLDEVKVGHSYDLRGEERFTIPATTEMWSECEPNFKSFEGWESVDWGEVAETGYDAIPANARTYLEYVSDELDTDIYAVGVGPGREETVVVEDPFA; from the coding sequence ATGACCGTAACCATCGTCGGTTCACAACTCGGCGACGAGGGAAAAGGCGGCATCGTGGACGTTTGGGGCGACGCCGCCGACGTAGTCGCCCGCTATCAGGGCGGGGACAACGCAGGCCACACCGTCGTCGAGGACGGCACTGAGTACAAACTCTCGCTCGTGCCGAGCGGCGCGGTGCGAGGGAAAGTCGGCGTTCTCGGCAACGGCTGTGTCATCAACCCCGAGACGCTGTTCGAGGAGATAGACGCACTTCGAGAACGCGGACTGGACCCCGACGTTCGCGTGGCGCGGCGCGCACACGTCATCCTCCCCTATCACCGAGTGCTGGACGGCATCGAAGAAGAGGTCAAGAGCGACTCGGACGTGAAGGTGGGAACGACCGGTCGCGGAATCGGCCCGACCTACGAGGACAAGATGGGCCGCCGAGGCATCCGCGTCGGCGACCTGCTCGACCCCGACGTCCTCCGCGAGAAACTGGAGTACGTCGTCCCGCAGAAGCGCGCGCTCGCCGAAGACGTGTTCGGCGTCGAAGTCGGCGAAGAGTTCGACATCGCCGCGCTCTACGACCAGTACAAACGCTACGGGGAGCGTCTCGAAGAGAACGACATGACCGTCGCCGCGGGCGAGTTCCTCGCCGACCGGATGGACGACGGCGAGGAAGTCATGTTCGAGGGTGCGCAGGGAACCATCATCGACATCGACCACGGCAACTACCCGTACGTCACTTCCTCGAATCCGACCGCTGGCGGCGCGGCGACAGGCACCGGTCTCAGCCCCGGCGTCGTCGGCGGTGGCGAAATCGTCGGCATCGTCAAAGCGTACCTCACGCGCGTCGGGAGCGGTCCACTACCGACGGAACTCGGTGGCGTCGAAGGCGACACCCCCGGCTACGACGAACAGGGCGCAGGCGAAAACGAGGAACTCGCCACGTACATTCGCGAAGAAGGTGGCGAGTACGGCACAGTCACCGGCCGCCCGCGCCGCGTCGGCTGGCTCGACATGCCGATGCTTCGGCACTCCACGCGAGCGAATGGCTTCACTGGTCTCGCAGTCAACCACATCGACGTGCTGTCCGGACTCGACGAAGTGAAAGTCGGCCACAGCTACGACCTCCGCGGCGAGGAGCGTTTCACCATCCCCGCGACCACGGAGATGTGGAGCGAGTGCGAACCGAACTTCAAGAGTTTCGAGGGCTGGGAGTCCGTCGATTGGGGCGAGGTCGCCGAGACCGGATACGACGCCATCCCGGCGAACGCACGGACCTACCTCGAATACGTTAGCGACGAACTCGACACGGACATCTACGCGGTTGGCGTCGGTCCCGGCCGAGAAGAGACCGTCGTCGTAGAGGACCCCTTCGCGTAG
- a CDS encoding UPF0058 family protein gives MRKVELIYLHALFAQLYEHVARRRDLQSDAFEEYETSAVGPYQVQRRKADHEAAVQLLSKGLGASLLEVERSSESAESVRSADTTEATESHERSREPTKNGCKPARQ, from the coding sequence ATGCGGAAGGTCGAACTCATCTATCTCCACGCGCTGTTCGCACAGTTGTACGAGCACGTGGCGAGACGACGGGACCTCCAATCGGACGCGTTCGAGGAGTACGAGACGAGCGCAGTCGGCCCGTATCAGGTCCAACGCCGGAAAGCAGACCACGAGGCGGCGGTGCAGTTGCTGTCGAAGGGATTGGGCGCGTCATTGCTGGAAGTCGAACGGTCGAGCGAATCGGCGGAGTCGGTCAGGTCCGCCGACACAACGGAAGCGACCGAATCGCACGAACGTAGCCGCGAACCGACGAAGAACGGGTGTAAGCCCGCGCGGCAGTAG
- a CDS encoding methytransferase partner Trm112 — protein sequence MKQSLMDIICCPLDKQELELDAEREEGEEVLEGTLTCTECGETYPIEDGIPNLLPPDMRDIEA from the coding sequence ATGAAGCAGTCGCTGATGGACATCATCTGTTGCCCGCTGGACAAACAGGAGCTCGAACTTGACGCCGAGCGGGAGGAGGGCGAGGAGGTTCTCGAAGGAACCCTGACCTGCACGGAGTGTGGCGAAACCTACCCCATCGAGGACGGGATTCCGAACCTCCTGCCGCCGGACATGCGCGACATCGAGGCCTGA
- a CDS encoding DUF7524 family protein, whose translation MSESLSVSLNDDRLHEIRTATAFEATGSFPLLLKNGDAPVHVHLHLDDALSEVATIPANNHYVDADSTRQVTVEVRDGAYPVEGRLKIVTGHGAETEYIDISIVEPEDREDAVDIDGTLATPAAQFKQRANAEDTNEGDAGGLVSSIDTVRESAPVLAFAVFAVLVAGGSAVLSHSGVVFVGALVVVGSVLVAGYLLVG comes from the coding sequence GTGTCCGAGAGTCTCTCCGTCAGCCTCAACGACGACCGCCTGCACGAGATTCGCACCGCGACAGCGTTCGAGGCGACGGGGTCGTTCCCGCTCCTGTTGAAGAACGGTGACGCCCCCGTCCACGTCCACCTGCACTTGGACGACGCACTCTCGGAAGTCGCGACGATTCCGGCGAACAACCACTACGTCGATGCCGACTCGACTCGACAAGTGACCGTCGAAGTTCGGGACGGCGCTTACCCCGTCGAAGGCCGACTCAAGATAGTCACTGGCCACGGGGCGGAGACGGAGTACATCGACATCTCCATCGTCGAACCCGAAGACCGCGAAGACGCGGTCGATATCGACGGCACGCTCGCTACACCCGCCGCCCAATTCAAGCAACGCGCGAACGCCGAGGACACGAACGAGGGCGACGCTGGTGGACTCGTATCTTCCATCGATACCGTACGCGAAAGCGCCCCAGTCCTCGCGTTCGCGGTGTTCGCAGTTCTCGTGGCCGGAGGGTCGGCCGTGCTTTCCCACAGCGGCGTGGTCTTCGTCGGTGCGCTGGTCGTCGTCGGAAGCGTCCTCGTCGCCGGATACCTACTGGTCGGGTAG
- a CDS encoding DUF7523 family protein translates to MSLAEDARAAVRRRPFLLDALRAGVLNYTAAARFLAEELDRDADVDAVATALRRFSESLDDYETTDRRARVSMKSGLGELKDSNAGDELLAVGDSGFVPGEGSLTGILATGAVDTTALTAVLARLAAEEVEILAAGVSEAALLVVVERRDGPDAVRLVEDALDVVPRHGSA, encoded by the coding sequence ATGTCACTTGCGGAAGACGCACGCGCCGCCGTTCGCCGCCGTCCGTTCCTCCTCGACGCGCTCCGGGCAGGCGTCCTGAACTACACTGCGGCCGCCCGATTTCTGGCCGAGGAACTGGACCGCGACGCGGACGTAGACGCTGTCGCGACCGCACTTCGCCGGTTCTCTGAATCGCTGGACGACTACGAAACTACCGACCGACGCGCACGCGTGAGCATGAAGAGTGGGCTTGGGGAATTAAAAGATAGCAACGCCGGGGACGAACTCCTCGCAGTCGGCGACAGTGGGTTCGTTCCGGGAGAAGGTTCGCTGACCGGGATTCTCGCCACTGGAGCGGTCGATACGACGGCACTGACCGCGGTTCTCGCGCGACTCGCCGCCGAAGAGGTCGAGATTCTCGCGGCAGGCGTCTCCGAAGCGGCGCTTCTCGTAGTGGTCGAGCGCCGCGACGGTCCGGATGCGGTGCGACTCGTCGAAGACGCACTCGACGTGGTGCCGCGTCACGGCTCTGCGTAG
- the cysS gene encoding cysteine--tRNA ligase — MTLHVTNTLTGERETFEPQDPESVLLYYCGLTVSDFAHLGHARSWVHVDVMHRWLEHSGYDVRHVENFTDVNEKIVARIGEDELGDSEGEIAQKFISEVIEDMRSLNLLRAEVYPRVSEHIPEIIDLVETLIEKGYAYESNGSVYFDVTKFEEYGKLSNQQVEEMEAQGEEDELADKRHAADFALWKAGEAHPDDASSGGQTWESPWSEGRPGWHIECSAMSQTHLGDTIDIHVGGQDLVFPHHENEIAQSEAATGKQFVNYWLHVRLLETGGEKMSSSLQNYFTVRNAVAEFGGDAIRMFLLSTAYNNRQTYSEEVLEEAVERWERLERGYERAVEAVDSPTARTKVEDDALRAAVAETRDTFAEAMNDDFNTREAITALLELVSAVNKHLDSNEEYDYRALCDAVETFEELGEDVLGFALVGDGEGDVHLLEEVVELVLDLREQERDSGNYERADELRDDLEALGVEVQDTDEGPTFRLGDT; from the coding sequence ATGACGCTCCACGTGACGAACACGCTGACTGGCGAGCGTGAGACGTTCGAACCGCAGGACCCCGAATCTGTACTGCTGTACTACTGCGGGTTGACCGTCTCGGACTTCGCCCACCTTGGCCACGCGCGGTCGTGGGTCCACGTAGACGTAATGCACCGCTGGCTCGAACACTCCGGCTACGACGTGCGCCACGTCGAGAACTTCACCGACGTGAACGAGAAAATCGTCGCCAGAATCGGCGAGGACGAGTTAGGCGACAGCGAGGGCGAAATCGCACAGAAGTTCATCTCGGAAGTCATCGAGGACATGCGCTCGCTGAACCTCCTTCGGGCGGAGGTCTACCCCCGTGTCAGCGAGCACATTCCGGAAATCATCGACCTCGTGGAGACGCTCATCGAGAAAGGCTACGCCTACGAGTCGAACGGCTCTGTCTACTTCGACGTGACGAAGTTCGAAGAGTACGGTAAGCTCTCGAACCAGCAAGTCGAGGAGATGGAGGCCCAAGGCGAGGAAGACGAACTTGCCGACAAGCGCCACGCTGCGGACTTCGCGCTCTGGAAAGCTGGGGAAGCACACCCGGACGACGCCTCTTCCGGGGGCCAAACGTGGGAGTCTCCGTGGAGCGAGGGCCGCCCCGGTTGGCACATCGAATGCTCGGCGATGAGTCAGACCCATCTGGGCGACACCATCGACATCCACGTCGGCGGCCAGGACCTCGTGTTCCCGCACCACGAGAACGAAATCGCTCAGAGCGAGGCCGCCACAGGGAAGCAGTTCGTCAACTACTGGCTTCACGTGCGCCTGCTCGAAACCGGCGGCGAGAAGATGTCGTCGAGTCTCCAGAACTACTTCACGGTGCGCAACGCGGTCGCGGAGTTCGGCGGCGACGCCATCCGGATGTTCCTGCTCTCGACGGCGTACAACAACCGCCAGACCTACAGCGAGGAAGTTCTCGAAGAGGCCGTCGAACGCTGGGAGCGACTCGAACGCGGCTACGAACGGGCCGTCGAAGCGGTCGATAGCCCCACCGCGCGAACGAAAGTCGAAGACGACGCGCTTCGCGCCGCAGTCGCCGAGACTCGCGACACCTTCGCGGAAGCGATGAACGACGACTTCAACACCCGCGAAGCCATCACCGCCCTGCTCGAACTCGTGAGTGCGGTGAACAAACACCTCGACAGCAACGAGGAATACGACTATCGGGCGCTCTGCGACGCCGTCGAGACGTTCGAAGAACTCGGCGAAGACGTACTCGGCTTCGCACTCGTCGGCGACGGCGAAGGCGACGTCCACCTGCTCGAAGAGGTGGTCGAACTCGTCCTCGACCTGCGCGAGCAGGAACGGGACTCCGGCAACTACGAGCGCGCCGACGAGTTGCGCGACGACTTGGAAGCGCTCGGCGTCGAAGTGCAGGACACCGACGAGGGACCGACGTTCCGCCTCGGCGACACGTAG
- a CDS encoding DUF6517 family protein, with translation MTRSAVAGVALALLLVTSGCVGMLSGPVTFTASEATVEDAALQDTGYEKNRTTEMTVSRTFSAAGQSKEVKVTNWVSEYHQSVGIPGIAEQRTAVFATFSSPQVEVVGKSFNPLDKYNNRKLAEQFTAKFENVDIQKEVSTRQVTMLGNETTVSKYEATVTTVAGIQFDAYLHVTKVKHGNDHVVALAVYPKQLSDHDQKVDRLIEGIEHEA, from the coding sequence ATGACACGGAGCGCAGTTGCTGGCGTCGCATTGGCGTTGCTACTCGTCACGAGCGGTTGCGTCGGGATGCTATCGGGACCGGTCACGTTCACGGCCTCCGAGGCGACCGTCGAGGATGCGGCCTTGCAAGACACCGGCTACGAGAAGAATCGCACGACAGAGATGACCGTGAGTCGGACGTTCTCCGCGGCGGGCCAGAGCAAGGAAGTGAAAGTGACTAACTGGGTCTCCGAGTACCACCAGAGCGTCGGCATTCCCGGCATCGCCGAACAGCGCACGGCAGTCTTCGCTACCTTCTCCAGTCCGCAGGTCGAAGTCGTCGGGAAGTCGTTCAACCCGCTCGACAAGTACAACAATCGCAAACTCGCGGAGCAGTTCACGGCCAAGTTCGAGAACGTCGATATCCAGAAGGAGGTTAGCACGCGGCAGGTCACGATGCTCGGCAACGAGACGACCGTCTCGAAGTACGAAGCGACCGTGACGACGGTCGCTGGTATCCAGTTCGACGCGTACCTGCACGTCACCAAAGTCAAACACGGCAACGACCACGTCGTCGCGTTAGCCGTCTACCCCAAGCAACTCAGCGACCACGACCAGAAAGTAGACCGTCTCATCGAAGGCATCGAACACGAAGCGTAG